The Candidatus Latescibacter sp. genome window below encodes:
- a CDS encoding type II toxin-antitoxin system HicB family antitoxin encodes MRYIVLTMIFEKEGDVWTGHCKELGTASFGDTIEETEEILRDLIALHLNTLEDVGECDRFLKEHNVPVTLSPRRKKVEIHDTLPLGTLITKDSFTIPQFS; translated from the coding sequence ATGAGATATATCGTTCTGACCATGATCTTTGAAAAGGAAGGGGATGTGTGGACTGGTCATTGTAAAGAGCTTGGAACCGCTTCTTTCGGCGATACAATAGAAGAGACAGAAGAAATTCTTCGTGACTTGATCGCCTTGCATTTAAATACACTTGAAGATGTGGGAGAATGTGATCGATTTCTAAAAGAACATAATGTTCCTGTAACCCTTTCCCCAAGACGGAAAAAAGTTGAGATACACGATACCCTTCCATTAGGTACTCTTATAACAAAAGACAGCTTTACTATACCGCAGTTCAGCTGA
- a CDS encoding type II toxin-antitoxin system HicB family antitoxin, which yields MEECIYEITIKVEPDGEGYYAYCPRLPGVLACGDSEEEAIRNAKDGAIGIISSKLRFGDEIKEKSYLKKGDKYVLHEIYRSDHDL from the coding sequence ATGGAAGAATGTATATATGAAATTACCATTAAAGTTGAGCCGGATGGCGAGGGATATTATGCTTATTGCCCTAGGCTTCCTGGAGTTCTTGCTTGTGGTGATTCAGAAGAGGAAGCTATACGTAATGCCAAAGATGGCGCCATAGGTATTATAAGCTCAAAACTCCGTTTTGGTGATGAAATTAAGGAAAAATCATATCTAAAAAAAGGAGATAAATATGTCTTACATGAGATATATCGTTCTGACCATGATCTTTGA